In Clostridium swellfunianum, a genomic segment contains:
- the coaE gene encoding dephospho-CoA kinase (Dephospho-CoA kinase (CoaE) performs the final step in coenzyme A biosynthesis.) codes for MLKVGLTGGIGSGKSTVSNLFLQHNIPVIDADIISREIFNIYPEAKTEIGHQFGENIFDEQGNLKRRELGNLVFKCTSLRKKLEEITLPFIIKEIFKRIEEYNKAGEKICVIDAPTLIEVKLHTDMDVNIVVWVDLQTQISRVFTRDKLSNEDILNRIKAQMPLDEKKSYANFIIDNRGNFESTKEQFEVVLNKLYEFEVTI; via the coding sequence ATGTTAAAGGTAGGATTGACAGGGGGAATCGGCAGCGGGAAAAGCACTGTATCGAATTTATTTTTGCAGCATAATATACCCGTCATTGATGCCGATATTATTTCAAGAGAAATATTTAATATATATCCTGAAGCTAAAACGGAAATAGGACATCAGTTTGGAGAAAATATTTTTGACGAACAGGGCAATTTAAAAAGAAGAGAGCTCGGAAATCTTGTGTTTAAATGCACATCTCTAAGAAAAAAACTCGAAGAAATAACTCTCCCTTTTATAATAAAGGAGATATTTAAAAGAATCGAAGAGTATAATAAAGCTGGGGAAAAAATATGCGTTATCGATGCGCCTACACTTATAGAGGTTAAGCTCCATACCGACATGGATGTCAATATAGTAGTGTGGGTAGACCTTCAAACTCAAATAAGCAGGGTTTTTACCAGAGACAAACTAAGCAATGAAGACATTTTAAATAGGATTAAGGCTCAAATGCCTCTTGATGAGAAGAAAAGTTATGCAAATTTCATTATTGACAACAGAGGAAATTTTGAGAGTACAAAAGAACAATTTGAAGTCGTTTTAAATAAATTATATGAATTTGAGGTAACGATATGA
- a CDS encoding lytic transglycosylase domain-containing protein encodes MKTKIFIRSFVVVILVILLINAGKIARLYFPLYYSAHIQNYSQKYNLNPYLVAAVIRTESNFRPKAKSSKNAFGLMQITTSTGEWAAKEMKLENFSAEQLQEPEYNIRMGCWYLDNLKKEFDGDMDLVLAAYNGGRGNVQKWLADETHSKDGKNLHYIPFKETDKYVKRVKVFFNIYKFLYRNTF; translated from the coding sequence ATGAAAACAAAAATTTTTATACGTTCTTTTGTAGTAGTGATTCTAGTGATATTACTTATAAATGCTGGCAAAATCGCTAGACTATACTTTCCTCTATATTACTCCGCGCATATTCAAAACTACTCGCAGAAATATAATTTAAATCCTTATTTAGTTGCTGCTGTGATACGAACTGAAAGTAACTTTAGACCAAAAGCAAAGTCCTCAAAAAACGCATTTGGCCTTATGCAAATAACAACTTCTACTGGAGAATGGGCCGCTAAGGAAATGAAGCTAGAAAACTTTTCAGCCGAGCAACTTCAAGAACCTGAATATAATATAAGAATGGGCTGTTGGTATTTAGATAATCTTAAGAAAGAATTTGACGGAGATATGGATCTAGTTTTAGCAGCTTATAATGGTGGAAGGGGTAACGTACAGAAATGGCTTGCTGACGAGACTCACTCAAAAGATGGTAAAAATCTTCATTATATACCATTTAAAGAAACTGACAAATATGTAAAAAGAGTGAAGGTGTTCTTTAATATATATAAATTTTTATATAGAAACACCTTTTAA
- a CDS encoding tyrosine recombinase XerC has translation MTSNYTYSIYSNLPERLREFLNYLSVIRGKSNNTTAAYKIDLTLFFKFLKLYRGMYPSNINFDEIYITDINDDFIRSIKLPDLYAFLSYVENVRSNSSYARARKVASIKSFFKYLYSKTRILYENPASDLEIPKINKRNPIYLTLDESKGLLSSIDDTQKYSKRDFCIVTLFLNCGLRLSELCGIDVSRIKGDTLTIIGKGNKERTVYLNKVSLIAISDYLIERSQMEIKEEHRDALFISERKCRINKRTVEKIVKKYIKLSGLDSTKYTPHKLRHTAATLMYKYGNVDIRSLQKLLGHENISTTQIYTHVDDDRLREAVKLNPLNE, from the coding sequence ATAACAAGTAATTATACATATTCTATTTATTCAAATCTACCCGAACGACTTAGAGAGTTTTTAAATTACTTATCTGTTATTAGAGGAAAATCGAACAATACTACAGCTGCTTATAAGATAGATTTAACATTGTTTTTTAAATTTTTAAAACTATATCGAGGTATGTATCCTTCAAACATAAATTTTGACGAAATCTATATAACTGATATTAATGATGATTTTATAAGGAGTATAAAACTTCCTGATTTATATGCATTTTTGTCTTATGTTGAAAATGTTAGATCAAACAGTTCTTATGCTAGAGCAAGAAAAGTAGCTTCTATAAAGTCATTTTTCAAATATTTATATTCTAAGACTAGGATTCTATATGAAAATCCCGCGTCAGACTTAGAAATACCAAAAATAAACAAAAGAAATCCTATATATTTAACTCTTGATGAAAGCAAAGGTCTCCTAAGCTCTATTGATGATACCCAAAAATATAGTAAAAGAGATTTTTGCATCGTTACACTATTTTTAAATTGCGGTCTTAGACTTTCTGAACTATGCGGTATTGATGTTTCAAGAATTAAAGGAGATACTTTAACTATAATTGGTAAAGGAAATAAGGAACGAACTGTGTATCTAAACAAAGTTTCACTTATAGCTATATCGGACTATTTAATTGAGAGATCACAAATGGAAATCAAAGAAGAACACAGAGACGCACTTTTTATAAGCGAAAGAAAATGCAGAATAAATAAAAGAACTGTTGAGAAAATAGTAAAAAAATATATCAAATTATCCGGCTTAGATAGTACAAAATACACTCCTCATAAGCTAAGACATACCGCAGCAACACTTATGTATAAATACGGAAATGTAGATATAAGGAGTTTGCAAAAACTTCTGGGGCATGAAAATATTTCAACAACACAAATTTACACACACGTGGATGACGACAGACTAAGAGAAGCAGTAAAATTAAATCCGCTAAATGAATAA
- the lexA gene encoding transcriptional repressor LexA: MIEVKGNKQTEIYEFMKSFILAKGYPPSVREICEAVGLRSTSTVHGHLERLEKKGLIKRDPTKPRAIELMKESVTKREIVDIPIVGKVTAGLPILAVENIEETFSIPLNFIRSNKELFMLKISGESMIEAGILDGDLAIIEKVNSAENGEIVVALIENEATLKRFYKEDGYIRLQPENSTMEPIIVKDCQIIGKLAGLYRAY, encoded by the coding sequence TTGATAGAAGTAAAAGGAAATAAGCAAACAGAAATTTATGAATTTATGAAAAGTTTTATATTAGCTAAAGGATATCCGCCATCAGTAAGAGAAATATGTGAAGCTGTGGGACTTAGGTCTACTTCCACTGTTCATGGTCACTTAGAAAGACTTGAAAAGAAAGGACTAATCAAGAGAGACCCCACTAAACCAAGAGCTATAGAGCTCATGAAGGAAAGCGTGACAAAGCGCGAAATTGTAGATATACCAATTGTAGGTAAAGTAACTGCAGGACTTCCTATTCTTGCTGTAGAAAATATCGAGGAAACTTTTTCTATACCTTTAAATTTTATCAGAAGCAATAAAGAACTGTTTATGCTTAAAATTTCCGGTGAAAGTATGATTGAAGCCGGAATTCTAGACGGGGATCTTGCTATAATAGAAAAAGTTAATAGCGCTGAAAACGGAGAAATAGTTGTAGCACTCATCGAAAATGAAGCAACCTTGAAAAGATTTTATAAAGAAGATGGTTACATAAGACTTCAGCCTGAAAATAGTACTATGGAACCAATTATAGTAAAAGATTGCCAAATAATAGGCAAACTTGCAGGATTATATAGAGCATATTAA
- a CDS encoding aminotransferase class I/II-fold pyridoxal phosphate-dependent enzyme — MLDITAQFLKNKYRINDNVLDLYERALEDIKGQFEYYDKIREYNQLKVLNALQEERISDSHFTNSSGYGYGDIGRDALDRVYARIFNCESALVRPHFVNGTHAIGAALFGNLRPGDTMLSVCGTPYDTLHNIIGINKNTNIGSLREYGVKYKQIDLIDGKIDFESIRTELEIDKTIKLVHIQRSTGYGWRKSLLISEVEDIISFVKTINPEVISFVDNCYGEFIDKVEPTDVGADLIAGSLIKNIGGGIAPTGGYVAGKSQYVNQASYRLTIPGIGGECGSTFGIMRLLYQGLFFAPHVSIEAVKGAIFCSRIMELAGFEVLPKFDDKRSDIIQSVKFNDKIKMINFCKGIQAGSPVDSFVQCEPWDMPGYEDQVIMAAGAFIQGASIELSADAPIREPYIAYLQGGLTFDHAKTGILIALSKILN; from the coding sequence ATGTTAGATATAACAGCTCAATTTCTAAAAAATAAATATAGAATTAACGATAATGTTTTAGACTTATACGAAAGAGCTCTCGAAGATATTAAAGGGCAATTTGAGTATTATGATAAAATAAGGGAATATAATCAACTGAAAGTTTTAAACGCGCTTCAAGAAGAAAGAATAAGCGATTCACACTTCACAAATTCAAGCGGATATGGCTATGGTGATATAGGAAGAGATGCTTTAGATAGAGTATACGCAAGAATATTTAACTGTGAAAGTGCCTTAGTAAGACCTCATTTTGTCAACGGCACTCATGCTATAGGGGCAGCTTTGTTCGGAAATTTAAGACCTGGAGATACGATGCTCTCTGTTTGCGGGACGCCTTATGATACACTTCATAATATTATTGGCATTAATAAAAATACCAATATTGGTTCTTTGAGAGAATACGGAGTAAAGTATAAGCAAATAGATTTAATAGATGGAAAAATTGATTTTGAGAGCATAAGAACAGAACTTGAGATAGATAAAACTATAAAATTAGTACATATTCAGCGTTCAACAGGATATGGCTGGAGAAAGTCTTTATTAATTTCTGAAGTAGAAGACATAATTAGCTTTGTTAAAACTATAAACCCAGAGGTCATAAGCTTTGTAGATAATTGTTATGGCGAATTTATTGACAAGGTTGAGCCAACAGATGTAGGCGCTGATTTAATAGCAGGATCACTAATTAAAAATATTGGTGGAGGAATTGCGCCAACTGGAGGGTATGTAGCCGGTAAAAGTCAGTATGTAAATCAGGCTTCTTATAGACTCACCATACCTGGAATAGGAGGAGAGTGCGGCTCGACTTTTGGAATTATGAGACTTTTATACCAAGGCTTATTTTTTGCTCCGCATGTATCAATAGAGGCTGTTAAAGGCGCTATCTTTTGTTCTAGGATAATGGAACTAGCGGGTTTTGAAGTACTTCCTAAGTTTGATGATAAAAGAAGTGATATAATTCAATCGGTTAAGTTTAATGATAAAATAAAAATGATAAATTTCTGCAAGGGTATTCAAGCTGGATCTCCTGTAGATTCCTTTGTACAGTGCGAACCATGGGATATGCCTGGGTATGAAGATCAAGTTATTATGGCAGCGGGCGCATTTATTCAAGGAGCATCCATAGAATTATCTGCAGATGCTCCTATAAGAGAACCATATATTGCATATTTGCAGGGAGGTTTAACTTTTGATCATGCAAAGACGGGAATATTGATAGCTCTATCAAAAATATTAAATTAA
- the hfq gene encoding RNA chaperone Hfq produces the protein MNKTANNLQDIFLNGARKNKIPVTIYLTNGFQIRGHVKGFDSFTVVLDVDGKQMLVYKHAISTITPLKPILFNNQSGEDDI, from the coding sequence ATGAACAAAACAGCGAACAATCTTCAGGATATTTTTTTAAATGGGGCAAGGAAAAATAAAATACCTGTAACCATATATCTAACTAATGGATTTCAAATAAGAGGTCATGTGAAAGGTTTTGACAGCTTTACGGTAGTATTAGATGTTGACGGAAAGCAAATGCTCGTATATAAGCATGCGATTTCAACGATAACTCCTTTAAAGCCTATATTGTTTAACAATCAAAGTGGAGAAGATGATATATAA
- the miaA gene encoding tRNA (adenosine(37)-N6)-dimethylallyltransferase MiaA translates to MKELLILAGPTAVGKTAISVELAKKLEGEIISVDSMQIYKYMDIGSAKIAKQEMQGIPHHLIDFIEPNESFSVTEFKKHAEKAIEEIYERKHLPMLTGGTGLYINSLIYNYSFTEAQKDETYRNYLTSLADERGKEYVHGLLREIDIESYDRLYPNDLKRVIRALEVYRLTGKTISEYSRNEDIYNIPYKVYYFVLTMDREKLYNRINLRVDKMIENGLIDEVIKLKEMGYNSDMQSMKGIGYKEIMFYLDGKITLEEAINMIKQGSRNYAKRQITWFKKDDRVIWINKDEFNNDGEIVEYLIRKYKELKNL, encoded by the coding sequence ATGAAGGAATTGCTAATCTTGGCGGGTCCAACCGCTGTCGGCAAAACTGCTATTTCTGTTGAACTTGCAAAAAAATTAGAAGGTGAGATTATATCTGTTGATTCTATGCAAATATATAAATACATGGATATAGGTTCTGCTAAGATTGCAAAACAAGAAATGCAGGGCATACCTCATCATTTAATCGATTTTATAGAACCAAATGAGAGCTTTAGTGTTACTGAATTTAAAAAGCATGCAGAGAAAGCAATAGAGGAAATATATGAAAGAAAGCATTTGCCTATGCTGACAGGCGGAACTGGGCTTTACATAAATTCCTTAATTTATAATTATAGCTTTACGGAAGCTCAAAAGGATGAAACCTATAGGAACTATTTAACTTCTCTAGCAGATGAACGTGGAAAGGAATATGTTCATGGCCTATTAAGAGAAATCGACATAGAATCCTATGACAGACTTTATCCGAATGACTTAAAGAGAGTTATAAGGGCTCTTGAGGTCTATAGACTTACGGGTAAAACTATAAGCGAATACAGCAGAAATGAAGATATATACAATATACCTTACAAGGTTTATTATTTTGTTCTAACTATGGATAGAGAAAAACTCTATAATAGAATTAATTTAAGAGTTGATAAAATGATAGAGAACGGACTTATAGACGAAGTTATTAAATTAAAGGAAATGGGATATAATTCTGATATGCAGTCCATGAAAGGGATAGGGTACAAGGAAATTATGTTTTACCTTGACGGTAAGATAACTTTGGAAGAAGCAATAAATATGATTAAACAGGGGTCCAGAAACTATGCTAAAAGACAAATTACCTGGTTTAAAAAAGATGACAGGGTAATTTGGATAAACAAGGATGAATTTAATAATGATGGTGAAATTGTAGAGTATTTGATTCGAAAGTATAAAGAGTTAAAAAACTTATAA
- the mutL gene encoding DNA mismatch repair endonuclease MutL, protein MKRINLLDIDTSNKIAAGEVVERPFSVVKELVENSLDANSKNITVEIADGGQKTIKITDDGEGIHPEDIEKAFLPHATSKISLIEDIYSINTFGFRGEALASIAAVSNTILKTRTTDFDFGSEISISGGKVNSLRECACNVGSSIEVNDLFYNVPARLKFMKSTQREAALIIDIVERLALVNSNVSFKVYSNSNKALTTFSSNDVTDTIRAIYGKSVYENIIPIEKHSDIASVHGYIGSAEISRGSRNNQSIFVNKRYVKNKLITTAVENAFKSFLTINKYPFFVLFIDIFPELIDVNVHPTKSEIKFKDERFIFKFVFDAVHEALRKSLKDSFRIEPLNLNDFEREERSNLKSVVQIPIDFKLDVKEPGIDFTSNNGFDNTKEFMKIETNRNIYGESIDTLENALSIKEASYSLNKELSVYLEQSKFEAKLPVLNIIGQFNDTYILAQGGEELFIIDQHAAHEKILFEQYTDSVNNRKVVAQILASPVVIELSTEDFVLYSENINIFKTTGFNIDIFGQNTISIREVPIILGNIEIKSLFLSIIDNLKAMGSGEAVEVKYNKIATLSCKSAVKAKDKLSTLEMKALIERLRFIREPFTCPHGRPTIIKITLTELEKRFKRIQ, encoded by the coding sequence TTGAAAAGAATTAATTTACTAGACATAGATACATCAAACAAAATCGCAGCTGGTGAAGTTGTGGAAAGACCTTTTTCCGTGGTTAAGGAGCTGGTTGAAAACAGTCTTGATGCAAATTCTAAAAATATAACTGTTGAGATTGCTGATGGCGGGCAAAAGACTATTAAGATTACTGATGATGGTGAAGGTATTCACCCGGAGGATATTGAGAAAGCGTTTCTTCCTCATGCTACAAGCAAAATAAGCCTCATAGAGGACATATACTCAATAAATACCTTTGGCTTTAGAGGAGAGGCTCTCGCAAGCATTGCAGCAGTTTCGAATACAATTTTAAAAACTAGGACTACTGATTTTGATTTTGGAAGTGAGATTTCAATTTCTGGCGGGAAAGTAAATAGTTTAAGAGAATGTGCCTGCAATGTTGGTAGTAGTATAGAGGTTAATGATTTATTTTATAACGTGCCTGCAAGACTCAAATTTATGAAGTCTACCCAGAGGGAAGCGGCCCTTATAATAGACATAGTTGAAAGGCTTGCCCTTGTAAACTCAAATGTATCATTTAAGGTTTACAGCAACAGCAATAAGGCTTTAACAACTTTCTCAAGTAATGATGTTACTGATACCATTCGAGCAATTTACGGTAAATCTGTTTATGAAAATATAATACCTATAGAAAAACATTCTGATATTGCATCAGTTCACGGCTATATAGGCAGCGCTGAAATAAGCAGGGGAAGCAGAAATAATCAAAGTATATTCGTAAATAAGAGATACGTTAAAAATAAGCTTATAACAACAGCAGTAGAAAATGCATTTAAATCCTTTTTAACAATAAACAAGTATCCATTTTTTGTTTTGTTTATTGATATTTTTCCTGAACTTATTGATGTGAATGTTCATCCAACAAAGTCTGAGATAAAATTTAAGGATGAGAGATTTATATTTAAGTTTGTGTTTGATGCTGTACATGAAGCTCTGCGGAAAAGTCTAAAAGACTCTTTTCGTATAGAACCTTTGAATTTAAATGATTTTGAGAGAGAAGAACGTAGTAATCTTAAATCTGTAGTTCAGATTCCTATAGATTTTAAATTAGATGTCAAAGAGCCTGGTATTGATTTTACTTCAAATAATGGTTTTGACAATACTAAAGAATTCATGAAAATTGAAACTAATAGAAATATTTATGGTGAAAGTATAGATACTCTGGAGAATGCTCTTTCTATTAAGGAAGCTTCGTATTCTTTGAATAAAGAACTTTCTGTTTACTTAGAGCAAAGTAAATTTGAAGCTAAACTTCCTGTTTTAAACATAATTGGACAATTTAACGATACATATATTCTTGCTCAAGGTGGAGAGGAGTTGTTTATTATAGATCAGCATGCTGCTCATGAAAAAATACTTTTTGAACAGTATACTGATAGTGTCAATAATAGAAAAGTTGTTGCTCAAATTTTAGCTTCGCCAGTAGTTATTGAGCTAAGCACAGAAGATTTTGTACTTTACTCAGAAAATATCAATATTTTTAAAACTACTGGATTTAATATTGATATTTTTGGACAGAATACTATAAGTATACGAGAGGTTCCTATAATTCTTGGAAACATTGAAATAAAATCTTTATTTTTGAGTATAATTGATAATTTAAAGGCTATGGGAAGTGGAGAGGCAGTAGAAGTGAAGTATAATAAGATTGCAACCCTTTCCTGTAAATCAGCAGTAAAGGCAAAGGATAAACTTTCTACGCTAGAGATGAAAGCGCTTATCGAAAGGCTTAGATTTATCAGAGAACCCTTTACCTGTCCGCATGGAAGACCAACTATTATAAAAATTACATTAACTGAACTTGAAAAGCGATTTAAAAGAATACAATAG
- the mutS gene encoding DNA mismatch repair protein MutS produces the protein MALTPMMQQYLQVKEKCKDCILFFRLGDFYEMFFEDAETASKELELVLTGRDCGLEKRAPMCGIPFHSANSYISRLISKGYKVAICEQMEDPSEAKGIVKRDIIRIVTPGTYTDASFLEDTKNNYVMSIYIDKKSNYMGICLADISTGEIYCTDSVFQEAILADEISKFSPKEILLQEDIDDSIAALIKDRFGILYTIKKDEFYTTNAELNMQTNFTDINISGLNKNIIYSGNGLISYITETQKQNLCNISKLEYYSIEEYLNIDINSRRNLELTETLRDKSKKGSLLWVLDKTSTAMGARQLRRWVDQPLIQKSRITDRLNAVEELSKKLSYQEDLKAELCNVYDIERIVGKVASKAVNAKELVALKNSLGKIPSIRNVLNKFNSSLLKKIYEDMDELTDLYELLDISIIDSPALSIKEGGIIKEGYNITVDELREAKAHGKEWIASLESDEREHTGIKSLKVGYNKVFGYYIEITNANKGLIPDGRYIRKQTLSNAERYITPELKEVEDKILGAEEKLTNLEYELFISVRDMVELRTERMKKTAKLLAELDCLLSLSIVALENNYCKPEITDDGIIKILEGRHPVIERMLTSGSFVSNDTTIDTDNHRMLLITGPNMAGKSTYMRQVALITLMAQIGSFVPAKAASISVCDRIFTRIGASDDLSAGKSTFMVEMWEVANILSNATRRSLVLLDEVGRGTSTYDGLSIAWAVIEHICNSLSLRCKTLFATHYHELTKLEGTVDGVVNYSVAVKEIGSEIVFLRKIVRGGADQSYGIEVARLAGLPESVIMRAKELLNSLEEKQGVGLTDTNSIKPNSKATAKDSNEAIKEAAVDKRNKPKQVSFEDLEKDAFINEIKKLDILNLTPMEGFNKLFQLISKAKSI, from the coding sequence GTGGCATTAACTCCTATGATGCAGCAGTATCTGCAGGTTAAGGAAAAGTGTAAGGATTGTATTTTATTTTTCAGACTAGGCGATTTTTATGAAATGTTTTTTGAGGATGCTGAAACAGCTTCTAAAGAACTTGAACTCGTGCTAACAGGAAGAGATTGTGGCCTTGAGAAAAGAGCGCCTATGTGCGGTATACCATTTCATTCTGCTAATTCTTATATAAGCAGACTTATAAGCAAGGGCTATAAGGTTGCTATCTGTGAGCAAATGGAAGATCCAAGTGAAGCAAAGGGTATCGTAAAAAGGGATATAATAAGGATAGTGACACCTGGAACTTATACTGATGCAAGCTTTTTAGAAGATACTAAAAATAATTATGTAATGAGCATCTATATAGATAAAAAGTCAAATTATATGGGTATATGTCTAGCTGATATTTCGACTGGAGAGATTTATTGCACAGATTCAGTATTTCAAGAAGCAATTTTAGCTGATGAAATCTCTAAGTTTTCTCCAAAGGAAATCTTGCTTCAGGAAGATATAGATGACAGCATAGCAGCACTAATTAAAGATAGATTTGGCATCCTTTATACAATTAAGAAGGATGAGTTTTATACAACAAATGCAGAATTAAACATGCAGACTAATTTTACTGATATAAACATTAGTGGACTTAATAAAAATATAATTTACTCTGGTAACGGACTAATCAGCTATATAACTGAAACTCAAAAACAGAATTTATGTAATATAAGTAAGCTTGAATACTACAGTATTGAAGAATATTTAAATATAGATATAAATTCAAGAAGGAACTTAGAGCTTACTGAAACATTAAGAGATAAAAGCAAAAAAGGTTCTTTGCTTTGGGTACTTGATAAAACAAGTACGGCTATGGGAGCAAGACAGCTTAGAAGATGGGTAGATCAGCCGCTTATACAAAAGAGTAGGATTACAGATAGGTTAAATGCAGTAGAGGAACTTTCTAAAAAACTTTCATATCAGGAGGATTTGAAAGCAGAACTTTGCAATGTATATGATATAGAGAGAATTGTAGGAAAGGTAGCTTCAAAGGCTGTAAATGCTAAAGAGCTAGTTGCTCTAAAAAATTCATTAGGAAAGATACCATCTATAAGAAATGTCTTAAACAAATTCAATTCATCCTTGCTAAAAAAAATATATGAAGATATGGATGAATTAACTGATTTGTATGAGCTTTTAGATATTTCCATAATCGACAGCCCAGCCTTATCCATAAAAGAAGGTGGAATTATTAAGGAAGGGTATAACATAACAGTTGATGAGCTTAGAGAGGCAAAGGCTCATGGAAAGGAATGGATAGCTTCATTAGAAAGCGACGAACGAGAACATACTGGAATTAAATCGCTAAAGGTTGGATATAATAAGGTTTTTGGATATTACATAGAAATAACCAATGCTAATAAAGGTTTAATTCCAGATGGTAGATATATTAGGAAACAGACTTTATCAAATGCTGAAAGATATATAACTCCAGAACTTAAGGAAGTGGAGGATAAAATATTAGGCGCTGAGGAAAAGCTTACTAACCTTGAGTATGAACTATTTATTTCTGTTAGAGATATGGTAGAATTACGTACTGAAAGGATGAAAAAGACAGCAAAGCTTTTAGCAGAGCTTGATTGCCTACTTTCCTTGTCTATAGTAGCATTGGAAAACAATTACTGCAAGCCAGAAATAACCGATGACGGCATTATAAAAATTCTTGAAGGAAGACATCCAGTAATTGAAAGAATGCTTACAAGTGGCAGTTTTGTATCCAACGACACTACTATAGATACGGATAATCATAGAATGCTTCTTATAACAGGGCCAAACATGGCCGGAAAATCTACTTATATGAGACAGGTTGCACTAATAACTTTAATGGCCCAAATAGGAAGTTTTGTGCCTGCAAAGGCTGCTTCCATATCTGTTTGCGACAGGATATTTACTAGGATAGGAGCTTCTGACGATTTATCTGCGGGAAAAAGTACTTTTATGGTGGAGATGTGGGAAGTTGCTAACATACTTAGCAATGCTACAAGAAGAAGCTTGGTGCTTCTAGATGAGGTTGGAAGAGGAACAAGTACATATGATGGTTTAAGTATAGCATGGGCTGTTATAGAACATATATGCAATTCTCTAAGCCTTAGGTGTAAAACTTTGTTTGCAACGCACTACCATGAGCTAACCAAGCTTGAAGGCACTGTAGATGGAGTTGTAAATTATTCTGTAGCTGTAAAGGAAATTGGAAGTGAAATTGTGTTTCTTAGAAAAATTGTTAGAGGTGGAGCTGACCAGTCTTATGGTATTGAAGTAGCGAGGCTTGCAGGGCTTCCCGAATCTGTTATAATGAGAGCTAAGGAACTCTTAAACTCACTAGAAGAAAAACAGGGAGTTGGGTTAACAGATACTAATTCTATTAAACCTAATTCTAAAGCAACAGCGAAAGATAGTAATGAAGCTATAAAAGAAGCAGCTGTAGATAAGAGAAATAAGCCTAAGCAGGTAAGTTTTGAAGACTTGGAAAAAGATGCATTTATAAATGAAATTAAAAAATTAGATATATTAAATCTTACACCCATGGAAGGATTTAATAAATTATTCCAACTTATAAGCAAAGCTAAGTCTATTTAG